The following are encoded together in the Novipirellula galeiformis genome:
- a CDS encoding PSD1 and planctomycete cytochrome C domain-containing protein yields MLMFIRFALLFVSLIGSTITAVATDAQFHAEDFEYFERRIRPLLSEHCFECHSAQAKTVHGGLLLDSAAGIAAGGDSGTLIVPGKPEESLLIETLHYDGIEMPPKGKLAAADIAELTLWVQRGAPFPPSADVVARPSGKIDFEKGRQFWSFQPLREPPLPEIANTNWPRNRVDWFVLAAIERAGLTPSPRADRATLIRRLSFDLTGLPPSPERLDAFVNDDSADAYERLVDELLESPQYGEKWGRWWLDMARYTDRTASWLPKTTQAHLYRDWVVKAFNDDLPFDEFIHRQLATDLMSETGPEDLPALGFLSLSPTYWKELKLPCELINVIVADEWEERVDAVSRTFFGLTVACARCHDHKFDPISADDYYGLAGVFASTRHIERPLISDEAYEPVRVAKEEVAKLEAKMAKLKRQKPLPQEQMDELAAKIKDLKTSTPLYDTPMANALSEESMYVVRAGKTPEQGTRLEYRPEPRDLPSFIRGNPNRPGPVIPRRFLTVLTDEPRPYQNGSGRLELAQSITTEAKALTARVIVNRVWLAHFGQGIVATPSNFGQQGDRPTHPELLEDLAARFVAEGWSIKRLHREILLSETWQQSSAVAVDDNHADPENTWLSRANRRRLSFEEWRDAMLVVSGVLDPTAGGPSVPLDTASNHRRTLYATIDRRDMSPTFMIHDFPDPTQHSPMRMATVTPLQGLFAINSPLLNQQSQRLATELQQGEFDDDRSRIKEAYLRLFSRDPSDRELELGLAYLAGPVAVNDAKSEAHFARWRQYTHVLLASNEFIFID; encoded by the coding sequence ATGCTTATGTTCATTCGTTTTGCCCTGCTGTTCGTAAGTCTGATTGGAAGCACGATCACGGCGGTCGCGACCGACGCCCAATTTCACGCCGAGGATTTCGAATATTTCGAGCGACGCATTCGCCCTTTGTTAAGCGAACATTGTTTCGAATGTCATTCGGCTCAGGCGAAAACGGTTCATGGCGGGTTGTTGCTCGATTCCGCCGCGGGAATCGCCGCCGGTGGCGATAGCGGCACGTTGATCGTGCCGGGAAAGCCGGAGGAAAGTCTGCTGATCGAGACGCTTCATTACGACGGCATCGAAATGCCCCCCAAGGGGAAACTTGCCGCAGCGGACATCGCCGAATTGACCCTTTGGGTGCAGCGTGGCGCCCCATTTCCTCCATCCGCGGATGTTGTGGCTCGTCCCAGCGGCAAAATCGATTTTGAGAAAGGCCGTCAATTTTGGTCGTTTCAACCGCTCCGCGAACCGCCGCTGCCCGAAATCGCAAACACGAACTGGCCACGCAACCGAGTCGACTGGTTCGTCTTGGCTGCGATCGAGCGCGCGGGACTAACGCCCTCACCCCGCGCCGACCGCGCGACATTGATTCGTCGGTTGAGCTTCGATTTAACCGGATTGCCGCCATCCCCCGAGCGGCTCGATGCGTTTGTCAACGACGACTCCGCGGATGCGTACGAACGGCTGGTCGACGAATTGTTGGAATCACCTCAGTACGGCGAGAAATGGGGACGATGGTGGTTGGACATGGCGAGGTATACCGACCGCACGGCGAGCTGGTTGCCGAAAACGACCCAGGCGCATCTCTATCGCGATTGGGTCGTCAAAGCGTTCAACGACGACCTTCCATTTGATGAATTCATTCACCGTCAACTCGCTACCGATCTGATGTCAGAGACCGGCCCCGAGGATCTGCCCGCGCTGGGGTTCCTCAGTCTCAGCCCTACTTATTGGAAAGAACTGAAGTTGCCATGCGAGCTGATCAACGTGATTGTTGCCGATGAGTGGGAGGAACGGGTGGACGCGGTTTCTCGCACCTTCTTTGGGCTGACGGTCGCTTGTGCCCGTTGCCACGATCACAAATTTGATCCGATCAGCGCCGACGACTATTACGGCTTGGCTGGCGTCTTTGCCAGCACCCGGCATATTGAGCGGCCGTTGATTAGCGACGAAGCCTACGAACCCGTGCGCGTCGCCAAGGAAGAGGTCGCCAAGCTTGAAGCGAAGATGGCGAAGCTGAAAAGACAGAAGCCTTTGCCCCAGGAACAAATGGATGAACTCGCTGCGAAGATCAAGGATCTGAAAACCTCGACGCCGCTCTACGATACGCCCATGGCCAACGCGCTCTCCGAGGAATCGATGTACGTGGTCCGCGCCGGCAAGACGCCTGAACAGGGCACACGATTGGAATACCGCCCTGAACCACGCGATCTACCTTCGTTTATCCGGGGAAACCCCAACCGCCCCGGGCCCGTCATCCCGCGCCGCTTTCTGACGGTGTTGACCGACGAACCTCGACCGTACCAGAACGGCAGCGGGCGTTTGGAGTTGGCTCAGTCGATCACAACGGAGGCGAAAGCGCTGACCGCACGCGTGATCGTCAATCGCGTTTGGCTCGCTCATTTCGGCCAAGGAATCGTGGCCACCCCCAGCAACTTTGGTCAACAAGGCGATCGCCCCACTCATCCCGAGTTGCTCGAGGACTTGGCCGCCCGTTTCGTCGCCGAAGGTTGGTCGATTAAACGGCTGCACCGTGAAATATTGCTCTCCGAAACCTGGCAACAATCATCGGCCGTTGCGGTCGATGACAACCATGCCGATCCCGAAAATACGTGGCTTTCACGTGCGAATCGCCGCCGGCTTTCCTTCGAAGAGTGGCGGGACGCGATGTTAGTCGTCAGCGGTGTGCTGGACCCAACCGCGGGTGGTCCTTCGGTGCCACTGGATACCGCCAGCAATCATCGCCGCACTCTGTATGCAACCATCGACCGCCGAGATATGTCGCCTACGTTTATGATTCACGATTTCCCCGATCCGACACAACATAGTCCGATGCGAATGGCAACGGTCACGCCGCTGCAGGGACTCTTCGCGATCAACAGCCCGCTGCTGAACCAACAATCGCAACGCTTAGCAACCGAGCTGCAACAAGGGGAGTTTGACGATGATCGTAGCCGGATCAAAGAAGCTTACTTGCGGTTGTTTTCGCGAGACCCCAGCGATCGCGAATTGGAACTCGGACTGGCTTATTTGGCGGGCCCCGTGGCAGTGAATGACGCAAAGTCCGAAGCCCATTTTGCGCGGTGGCGTCAATACACTCACGTGCTTTTGGCCTCGAACGAATTCATCTTTATCGATTGA
- a CDS encoding DUF4142 domain-containing protein, with protein sequence MSKLRFAAAVLSIAVIPGLSNVQGQTTSDQPIVKPAPPAVEPGQPPTSPGESTDQPKGAQTDQDDRYEARRVSASAQKQQQGVTIKQALVQRLIKVNDAEIELAKLAQQKSDNDELKQFAQMIVQDHQALNQTLQQHAGHSASTRSHNAEADASTRNQPRTSEDRKGNAQAKQQDRWADAQSNRVPMEFCQIGEQACDFALKMTKDMLNQYEGQDFNMAYLGQQTVAHINLLSELKAIESAGPQELQPIVQQAATKVQAHLEQAKQLAKKLENDRKSRS encoded by the coding sequence ATGTCGAAATTACGTTTCGCTGCCGCTGTGTTGTCCATCGCGGTAATTCCCGGTCTTTCCAACGTCCAAGGACAAACGACGTCGGATCAACCCATTGTCAAACCTGCTCCACCGGCCGTCGAACCGGGACAACCTCCAACATCGCCGGGAGAGAGCACCGATCAACCAAAGGGAGCGCAAACCGACCAGGATGATCGTTATGAAGCGCGTCGAGTTTCGGCGAGTGCACAGAAGCAGCAACAAGGGGTGACGATAAAGCAAGCTTTGGTGCAACGATTGATCAAGGTCAACGATGCGGAAATCGAATTGGCGAAGTTGGCACAGCAAAAAAGTGACAACGACGAGCTAAAGCAATTCGCTCAAATGATCGTCCAGGATCATCAAGCACTCAACCAAACGCTGCAGCAACACGCGGGCCATTCCGCTTCAACGCGGTCGCACAACGCGGAAGCAGACGCCTCGACACGTAATCAACCGCGGACAAGCGAGGACCGCAAGGGCAACGCACAAGCCAAGCAGCAAGACCGTTGGGCTGATGCACAATCCAACAGAGTGCCGATGGAATTCTGTCAGATTGGCGAGCAAGCTTGTGACTTTGCGTTAAAAATGACCAAGGACATGCTCAACCAGTACGAAGGCCAAGACTTCAACATGGCCTACCTTGGTCAGCAAACGGTCGCACACATCAACTTGCTTTCGGAATTGAAAGCGATTGAAAGTGCAGGTCCGCAAGAGCTGCAACCGATCGTGCAACAGGCCGCAACGAAGGTCCAAGCTCACCTCGAACAAGCCAAGCAGCTAGCCAAGAAACTCGAAAACGACCGCAAGTCGCGAAGCTAA